A window of Lentimicrobiaceae bacterium contains these coding sequences:
- the recR gene encoding recombination mediator RecR, with protein sequence MNAYPSKLLENAVNELSKMPGIGKRTALRLALHLLRQEEHYADALGNAILRLRKEINYCKYCYNISDTDICNICSDVTRDHSTICVVESIRDVMAIENTSQYRGVYHILGGVISPMEGIGPNNLNIEELVQRIKTGTIRELIMALPTTIEGETTHFYIYKRCNENQVFISALARGVAIGDELEYIDEVTLGRSILNRLPYENMLLKQ encoded by the coding sequence GTGAATGCCTATCCTTCCAAACTCCTTGAGAATGCAGTAAATGAATTGTCGAAAATGCCGGGTATAGGAAAACGTACAGCACTCCGCCTTGCTTTGCATCTTCTCCGACAGGAAGAACATTATGCAGATGCACTTGGCAATGCAATATTACGGTTAAGAAAAGAAATTAATTACTGCAAGTATTGTTATAATATCTCAGATACAGATATTTGCAATATTTGCTCCGATGTAACACGCGATCATTCAACAATTTGCGTGGTGGAGAGCATTAGAGACGTAATGGCAATTGAAAACACTTCACAGTACAGAGGTGTTTATCACATTCTGGGAGGAGTAATTTCTCCGATGGAGGGCATTGGACCTAATAACCTAAATATAGAAGAATTGGTGCAACGAATCAAAACAGGTACTATCCGTGAACTGATAATGGCACTTCCCACTACAATAGAGGGTGAAACAACCCACTTTTACATTTATAAACGATGTAATGAAAACCAGGTATTTATTTCCGCTCTTGCCCGGGGGGTTGCCATTGGCGACGAACTTGAATACATTGATGAAGTTACTTTGGGCAGGTCAATCCTTAACCGGCTTCCTTACGAGAACATGCTTTTAAAACAATAA